The following proteins come from a genomic window of Nitrospirae bacterium CG2_30_53_67:
- a CDS encoding acetate--CoA ligase, translating to MSDLPNQSKTIFSVPKEFAAGARVKMDDYKRMYHESIHNPEHFWGEAAKRIHWFHPWDKVRDTDFAEAKIAWFTGGKLNASYNCLDRHLSGARRDKVALIWEGNEPGRSRRITYAELHREVCRFANVLKKNGIRKGDRVTIYLPMVPELAAAMLACSRVGAIHNVIFGGFSPDSIRDRVNDSGSVMMITADAGYRGIKEIPLKQNVDQALDGSRQIKTCIVLNRSGRRSADMQPGRDLWWEDEMSSPDIADTCEPEEMDAEDPLFILYTSGSTGKPKGVMHTTGGFLVYTSFSHEMIFDLREDDVFWCTADIGWITGHSYIVYGPLCNGATSLIFEGVPNYPAWSRFWDVVDLHKVSIFYTAPTAIRAIIRQGEQHLKNNRLTSLRLLGTVGEPINPEAWLWYHDKVGKGKCPIVDTWWQTETGGILITPLPGAMPLKPGSACKPFFGVEPAILDQDGNELTGEASGLLAIKNDWPGIMRGVFGDPERFYKTYFSTYRGYYLTGDGARRDADGDYWITGRVDDVINVSGHRIGTAEVESALVLHSQVAEAAVVGYPHDIKGQGIYAYVTLKNGLKPSEKLKEELIRQVRKEIGPIAAPDIIHWAPGLPKTRSGKIMRRILRKIAGMDYDQLGDTTTLAEPEVIDVLIRDRKNMTS from the coding sequence ATGAGCGATCTTCCAAATCAGTCAAAAACCATCTTCTCCGTACCCAAAGAATTTGCCGCCGGGGCAAGAGTCAAGATGGATGACTACAAAAGGATGTATCATGAATCCATCCATAACCCGGAGCATTTCTGGGGAGAGGCGGCAAAACGAATCCATTGGTTTCATCCATGGGACAAGGTCAGGGATACGGACTTTGCAGAGGCAAAGATTGCCTGGTTCACCGGCGGGAAACTGAATGCCAGTTACAACTGCCTGGACCGGCACTTGAGCGGCGCGCGGCGGGACAAGGTCGCCCTGATCTGGGAAGGGAATGAGCCCGGCCGCTCCAGGCGTATCACCTATGCCGAGCTGCACCGCGAGGTCTGCCGTTTCGCGAACGTTCTCAAGAAAAACGGAATCCGCAAGGGGGACCGTGTGACCATCTATCTGCCCATGGTTCCTGAACTGGCCGCGGCCATGCTGGCGTGTTCCCGGGTCGGCGCCATCCACAACGTTATTTTCGGCGGTTTCAGCCCGGACTCCATCCGGGACCGTGTCAACGACTCCGGTTCCGTCATGATGATCACCGCCGACGCGGGTTACCGGGGCATAAAGGAGATCCCCTTGAAACAGAATGTGGATCAGGCCCTGGATGGCTCCCGGCAGATTAAAACCTGCATCGTCTTGAACCGATCGGGCAGGCGCTCGGCCGACATGCAGCCCGGACGAGATCTCTGGTGGGAAGACGAGATGTCATCTCCCGATATTGCCGACACCTGTGAACCCGAAGAGATGGATGCGGAAGACCCGCTTTTTATTCTCTACACCTCCGGTTCCACCGGCAAGCCCAAAGGGGTCATGCATACAACCGGCGGTTTTCTGGTTTATACCAGCTTCAGCCATGAGATGATTTTCGACCTTCGTGAGGACGACGTCTTCTGGTGCACCGCCGACATCGGATGGATCACGGGGCACAGCTATATCGTCTATGGTCCGCTTTGCAACGGAGCGACAAGCCTGATCTTCGAAGGGGTCCCGAACTATCCGGCATGGAGCCGTTTCTGGGACGTGGTGGACCTTCACAAGGTTTCCATCTTTTACACGGCGCCGACGGCCATCCGGGCCATCATCCGTCAAGGGGAGCAACATCTCAAAAACAACCGGCTGACCAGCCTCAGGCTTCTCGGCACCGTGGGCGAACCCATCAATCCCGAGGCCTGGCTTTGGTATCACGATAAGGTGGGTAAAGGGAAATGTCCCATTGTGGATACCTGGTGGCAGACGGAAACCGGGGGGATCCTGATCACCCCTCTTCCAGGCGCTATGCCGCTCAAACCCGGATCGGCGTGCAAACCGTTCTTCGGCGTGGAACCGGCGATTTTGGATCAGGATGGAAACGAATTGACCGGTGAAGCGAGCGGTCTGCTGGCCATCAAGAATGATTGGCCGGGCATCATGAGGGGCGTATTCGGAGATCCTGAACGATTCTACAAGACCTACTTTTCAACCTACAGGGGGTACTACCTCACCGGCGACGGCGCCAGAAGGGACGCAGACGGCGACTATTGGATCACAGGACGCGTGGATGACGTGATCAACGTCTCAGGCCATCGGATCGGTACGGCTGAAGTGGAGTCGGCGCTGGTGCTTCATAGTCAGGTCGCCGAGGCCGCAGTCGTGGGATACCCTCATGACATCAAGGGACAGGGGATCTACGCCTACGTCACCCTTAAAAACGGCCTGAAACCTTCTGAAAAACTCAAAGAAGAGCTGATCCGGCAGGTCAGAAAAGAAATCGGGCCTATCGCCGCCCCGGACATCATCCACTGGGCGCCCGGACTTCCCAAAACCCGAAGCGGCAAGATCATGCGCAGAATCCTCCGTAAGATTGCCGGTATGGACTACGATCAACTGGGGGATACGACCACGCTGGCCGAACCGGAGGTCATTGACGTATTGATCCGGGACCGCAAAAACATGACATCCTGA
- a CDS encoding AmmeMemoRadiSam system radical SAM enzyme, producing MKEAMLYRKTQGNEVICNLCSHRCRIKDSKRGICGVRENRQGVLYSLVYGKLIAKAVDPIEKKPLFHFLPGSRSLSIATVGCNFRCRHCQNADIAHMPHDLNRIIGEEVPPEEIVRECRSQDCRSISYTYTEPTIFFEYAYDIMRPAHELGIRNVFVSNGYMTGEAVERIAPYLDAANIDLKGLDPFYKKICSARMKPVVETIRKMRELKIWVEVTTLVIPGLNDSEDELRRLAEILSDMDCSIPWHLSAFHPSYRLMDKPRTPPEIIRKAREIGIQAGLKHVYVGNLPGEQGENTFCSQCGHLLIERAGYTIMQNRITGGKCPDCGLLMDGVWS from the coding sequence TTGAAAGAGGCCATGCTCTACCGGAAGACCCAGGGAAACGAAGTGATCTGCAATCTTTGCAGCCATCGTTGCCGGATCAAAGACTCAAAACGCGGCATCTGCGGAGTCCGGGAGAACAGGCAGGGGGTCCTCTATTCGCTGGTCTACGGAAAACTCATCGCCAAGGCCGTGGATCCGATCGAAAAGAAACCCCTTTTCCATTTTCTGCCCGGTTCCAGGTCATTATCCATCGCGACCGTAGGATGCAATTTCCGCTGCCGTCACTGTCAGAACGCCGATATCGCCCACATGCCGCACGACTTGAACCGGATCATCGGGGAAGAGGTCCCTCCGGAAGAGATCGTCCGGGAATGCCGATCACAGGATTGCCGGAGCATCTCCTACACCTACACCGAGCCTACGATTTTTTTCGAATATGCCTATGACATCATGAGACCAGCCCACGAGTTGGGGATCAGGAATGTCTTTGTAAGCAATGGATACATGACCGGGGAGGCGGTTGAACGGATCGCCCCCTATCTCGATGCCGCCAATATTGATTTAAAGGGGCTGGATCCCTTCTATAAAAAGATCTGCAGCGCCCGCATGAAGCCCGTGGTGGAGACGATCCGGAAAATGCGTGAACTCAAGATCTGGGTTGAAGTGACGACGCTGGTCATCCCCGGCCTGAACGACAGCGAAGACGAACTGCGGCGCCTGGCCGAAATCCTATCCGATATGGATTGTTCGATCCCATGGCACCTCAGCGCCTTCCACCCTTCCTACCGGCTCATGGACAAACCCAGGACACCCCCGGAGATCATCCGCAAGGCCAGAGAAATCGGCATCCAGGCCGGATTGAAACATGTTTATGTCGGGAACCTCCCCGGGGAACAAGGAGAGAATACCTTTTGTTCGCAGTGCGGCCATCTTCTGATCGAGCGTGCCGGTTACACGATCATGCAAAACCGCATCACCGGGGGAAAGTGTCCTGATTGCGGTCTCCTCATGGACGGCGTGTGGTCCTGA
- a CDS encoding protein-L-isoaspartate O-methyltransferase: MNDKVRRIKMVETQLIPRGIKDPRVLDAMQEIPRENFVPETSRSMAYEDRPIPIGEDQTISQPYMAALMTQALRLRGREKVLEIGAGSGYQTAILSKLAEHVYSIERIPTLAIKARETLKRLGYAHVTIMVGDGTKGDPEHAPFDAIIVTAGSPGIPPSLKEELADGGRLVIPVGGRGYQELHRITRHGDDFVTENLGGCIFVPLIGVEGWDKETPM, encoded by the coding sequence ATGAACGATAAAGTTCGGCGGATAAAAATGGTCGAGACCCAGCTTATTCCAAGGGGCATCAAGGACCCAAGGGTATTGGATGCCATGCAGGAGATCCCCAGAGAGAACTTCGTCCCGGAAACATCCCGCTCCATGGCCTATGAAGACCGCCCTATCCCGATCGGAGAAGACCAGACCATTTCTCAGCCCTATATGGCGGCCCTGATGACCCAGGCGCTCAGGCTTCGCGGCCGTGAGAAGGTTCTGGAAATCGGCGCCGGTTCCGGATATCAAACCGCCATCCTTTCGAAACTTGCTGAACATGTCTACTCCATCGAACGTATTCCGACCCTGGCCATAAAGGCAAGAGAGACGCTCAAGAGACTCGGATACGCCCATGTGACGATCATGGTCGGTGACGGGACCAAAGGAGATCCGGAACATGCCCCTTTCGATGCCATCATCGTCACAGCCGGCTCACCCGGGATCCCTCCATCGTTAAAGGAAGAATTGGCGGACGGCGGGAGGCTGGTCATTCCCGTAGGAGGACGAGGTTACCAGGAACTTCACAGAATCACCCGGCATGGAGATGATTTTGTCACAGAGAACCTGGGGGGATGCATCTTCGTCCCCCTGATCGGCGTGGAGGGATGGGACAAGGAGACCCCCATGTAG
- a CDS encoding RNA-splicing ligase RtcB — MEFKDLKKIHDNLYEIPIQGAMRVPGRIFANERLLKDILADKSPEQVMNVAALPGILKYSLAMPDMHWGYGFPIGGVAATDMDQGVISPGGVGYDINCGCRLIRTNLTHGEIKHRIRDLVTALFQNIPCGVGSHGAIPELNRSEEEKVMVQGAAWAVKNGFGTQDDLDHTEESGCMPGADPDKVSEKACERGLNQLGTLGSGNHFIEIQVVDEIFDEAAAGTFGLFKQGITLMIHSGSRGFGYQICDDYLKVMSHAASKYHFTLPDRQLACAPLSSPEGKDYMAAMACAANFAWANRQIMMHLSIHTLQKALGMGPKEIGARLVYDVCHNIAKIEEHRINGHQRRVCVHRKGATRAFPPGHPLIPKDYRRVGQPVLIPGDMGRASYVSVGTEEAMQQTFGSTCHGAGRLLSRHGAVKAAKGRAIYRELEDQGIIVMSRGKSTLAEEMPEAYKDIHNVVQVMHDAGIALKVAKMRPLGVIKG, encoded by the coding sequence ATGGAGTTCAAAGATCTCAAAAAAATCCATGACAACCTCTATGAGATCCCGATACAGGGGGCGATGAGAGTCCCCGGCCGCATCTTTGCAAATGAAAGACTGCTCAAAGATATCCTTGCAGATAAAAGCCCGGAGCAGGTCATGAACGTGGCCGCCCTCCCCGGTATTCTCAAATATTCCCTGGCCATGCCGGACATGCATTGGGGATACGGATTTCCCATCGGCGGGGTGGCTGCAACGGACATGGACCAAGGTGTGATCTCCCCGGGAGGCGTGGGATATGATATCAACTGCGGATGCAGGCTGATCCGCACAAACCTCACTCATGGGGAAATCAAGCATCGTATACGAGACTTGGTCACGGCGCTCTTTCAGAACATCCCCTGCGGTGTGGGTTCCCATGGCGCCATCCCGGAATTGAACCGTTCGGAGGAAGAAAAGGTCATGGTTCAGGGCGCAGCCTGGGCCGTGAAAAACGGCTTTGGAACCCAGGACGACCTCGATCATACCGAGGAATCCGGATGTATGCCCGGCGCTGACCCGGACAAGGTCAGCGAGAAAGCCTGCGAGCGAGGATTGAACCAACTGGGCACGCTCGGTTCCGGGAATCACTTCATTGAGATCCAGGTGGTTGATGAGATCTTTGATGAGGCCGCAGCCGGCACATTCGGCCTTTTTAAACAGGGGATCACCTTGATGATCCATTCAGGATCCAGAGGCTTCGGCTACCAGATCTGCGACGATTACCTCAAGGTCATGTCCCACGCCGCATCCAAATACCATTTTACACTTCCGGACCGTCAATTGGCCTGCGCTCCTCTATCCTCTCCGGAGGGGAAGGATTATATGGCGGCCATGGCCTGCGCTGCCAACTTCGCCTGGGCGAACCGCCAGATCATGATGCATCTCTCCATCCATACCCTTCAGAAGGCCTTGGGCATGGGTCCGAAAGAAATCGGCGCGCGGCTCGTTTATGACGTCTGTCACAATATCGCCAAGATCGAAGAGCACCGTATCAACGGTCATCAACGCAGGGTCTGTGTACATAGAAAGGGGGCCACACGAGCCTTCCCCCCCGGCCATCCCCTCATTCCCAAGGATTACCGCCGGGTCGGCCAGCCGGTCCTGATTCCGGGAGACATGGGACGCGCATCCTATGTATCGGTAGGAACTGAAGAGGCCATGCAGCAGACCTTCGGCTCCACCTGCCACGGCGCCGGTCGTCTCCTCTCGCGGCATGGGGCCGTCAAAGCCGCCAAGGGAAGGGCCATTTACAGGGAACTCGAAGACCAGGGCATTATCGTCATGTCCA